A single Pseudoalteromonas phenolica DNA region contains:
- the queF gene encoding NADPH-dependent 7-cyano-7-deazaguanine reductase QueF (Catalyzes the NADPH-dependent reduction of 7-cyano-7-deazaguanine (preQ0) to 7-aminomethyl-7-deazaguanine (preQ1) in queuosine biosynthesis), with protein sequence MTDYNNAPELKESVLGKTTEYASQYDASLLFPIARKLNRDQIAVDEQNLPFKGEDTWTGYELSWLNSKGKPQVAVAAFVFPCQSSHIIESKSFKLYLNSFNQTKFASFDEVQTILTNDLSKAAQTDVEVTLFKAEDYACIPFTAMPGECIDELDIEVDTYSPQEGLIVVKDGNEVTETLHSHLLKSNCLITSQPDWASIVISYTGKPVCKESLLKYLISFRDHNEFHEQCVERIYCDLMRELNPSKLEVYARYTRRGGLDINPYRSSESDKTAYHIRTNRQ encoded by the coding sequence ATGACAGATTACAACAATGCACCTGAGCTGAAAGAGTCAGTGTTAGGTAAAACGACCGAGTACGCGTCGCAATACGATGCAAGTTTATTATTCCCAATTGCAAGAAAGCTAAACCGTGACCAAATTGCGGTAGATGAGCAAAACTTGCCATTTAAAGGGGAAGATACTTGGACTGGCTATGAGCTATCTTGGCTGAATAGCAAAGGTAAGCCGCAAGTGGCTGTGGCGGCGTTTGTGTTCCCATGCCAAAGCTCTCATATTATCGAGTCTAAGTCGTTCAAGCTGTATTTAAATAGTTTTAACCAAACTAAGTTTGCCAGCTTTGACGAGGTACAAACTATTTTAACCAATGATTTAAGCAAAGCAGCACAGACTGACGTCGAAGTGACGTTATTCAAAGCTGAAGACTATGCCTGTATTCCATTCACGGCCATGCCGGGCGAATGTATTGATGAGCTTGATATTGAGGTTGATACCTACAGCCCGCAAGAAGGTTTAATCGTGGTAAAAGATGGCAATGAAGTGACTGAAACACTACATAGCCACTTACTTAAATCGAACTGCTTAATTACGTCTCAGCCTGACTGGGCAAGTATTGTGATAAGTTACACGGGCAAGCCTGTGTGCAAAGAGTCACTGCTTAAGTATCTTATTTCTTTTAGAGATCACAATGAGTTTCATGAGCAGTGTGTAGAACGAATTTACTGTGACTTAATGCGTGAATTAAACCCGAGCAAGTTAGAGGTTTATGCGCGCTATACAAGACGTGGTGGATTAGACATTAACCCTTACCGCAGCAGTGAAAGCGATAAGACGGCTTATCACATTCGAACAAACCGTCAGTAA
- a CDS encoding GNAT family N-acetyltransferase, protein MKIVEADQLSLKYLEPEEINIAASLLFQAYQSDELLKQVLSADSDDDFAKKLRALIREELQTFSQSGQAMLGAFIDEQLVGVACAIATNGPLSAQRFWHWRLKLMLSAGYVQTKQLVAKEQAIRAALEQYGECFYLSLIAIHPNVQGQGLGHYLLNGVEQLHLAEEEITGVAVFITQTAQKAFFLKHQYEVIEQMTFGEVSGELMYKKLDADGSENSL, encoded by the coding sequence ATGAAAATAGTAGAAGCAGATCAACTGAGCCTAAAGTATTTGGAGCCGGAAGAAATAAACATTGCAGCAAGCCTGCTGTTTCAAGCTTATCAAAGCGATGAATTATTAAAGCAAGTGCTAAGTGCAGATTCTGATGATGACTTTGCGAAAAAGTTACGCGCACTTATTCGCGAAGAACTACAGACTTTTTCGCAAAGTGGTCAAGCCATGTTAGGCGCATTTATCGACGAACAGCTGGTGGGTGTTGCGTGTGCAATCGCCACCAACGGACCTTTGTCTGCTCAGCGTTTTTGGCATTGGCGTTTAAAGCTCATGCTCAGCGCAGGGTATGTTCAAACCAAGCAATTGGTCGCCAAAGAGCAAGCGATAAGAGCGGCTTTAGAGCAATATGGTGAATGCTTTTATTTGTCATTAATTGCCATTCACCCAAACGTACAAGGTCAAGGCCTTGGTCATTACTTATTAAACGGGGTCGAGCAACTTCACCTAGCCGAAGAAGAGATCACAGGCGTGGCAGTATTCATTACACAAACAGCGCAAAAAGCCTTTTTCTTAAAGCACCAATATGAGGTGATTGAGCAAATGACTTTCGGCGAAGTGTCGGGTGAATTGATGTATAAAAAATTAGATGCGGACGGATCGGAAAATTCGCTGTGA
- a CDS encoding Zn-ribbon-containing protein, which produces MFVVDLTFDCYQDTTLDDAERAINRVVNALRFNGQIIGDEFPTVLKDGYFITRVMCPLEDALHPLNHSPFVKKAIELLQEAGLLAPKVKVIGQDIHANGADLCDAPSSYILYTTYVHTCSPLYCGDDFQPVPLYKIPAIANGDYKALIKWQEDWQACDQIQINGATRCEFAALEEISSTESDLFRRGMDLSKRIRFLTKKPVYYYLYRVGGESLEAEQARKCPSCGGDWKLDEPWFGLFDFRCDSCELVSNISWDFQ; this is translated from the coding sequence ATGTTCGTTGTAGATTTAACTTTTGATTGTTACCAAGACACCACGCTAGATGACGCTGAGCGCGCCATTAATCGCGTGGTGAATGCCCTACGTTTTAACGGACAGATCATCGGGGATGAGTTTCCGACCGTATTAAAAGACGGCTACTTTATTACCCGTGTTATGTGCCCGCTTGAGGATGCGCTACACCCGCTTAATCACAGCCCGTTTGTAAAAAAAGCCATTGAGCTTTTACAAGAAGCAGGCTTGCTGGCACCGAAAGTAAAGGTGATCGGTCAGGATATTCATGCCAATGGCGCCGACTTATGCGACGCTCCGTCTTCTTATATCTTATATACCACCTATGTGCATACATGCAGCCCGCTTTATTGCGGCGATGACTTTCAGCCTGTGCCACTTTATAAAATTCCTGCCATTGCCAATGGCGATTACAAGGCTTTAATTAAGTGGCAAGAGGATTGGCAAGCATGTGATCAGATTCAGATCAACGGTGCCACCCGCTGTGAATTTGCGGCGTTAGAAGAGATTTCTAGTACAGAAAGCGATTTATTCCGTCGTGGTATGGACTTGTCTAAGCGTATTCGTTTCCTGACCAAAAAGCCGGTTTATTACTATTTGTATCGCGTAGGCGGTGAAAGCCTAGAAGCAGAACAAGCGCGTAAATGCCCAAGCTGTGGCGGTGATTGGAAGTTAGATGAACCTTGGTTTGGCTTATTTGATTTTCGCTGTGACAGCTGTGAGCTAGTGTCGAATATCTCTTGGGATTTTCAGTAA
- a CDS encoding peptidylprolyl isomerase, with product MLLRAFGLTACVLLAGCSSTQNTESVPIKPEVRSPSTIISSASADVWQQVNNDDVLRIDLPTGRVYVHLNPELAPGHVDNIKKLAREGFYDGLNVYRFVESFVAQGGDQSGEKQPTQGSKGIAGEMFLTTETSLEITPLNALDGYADKTGFLNGFAVAQNSDGKKTWMTHCTGTFAMARGNEIDSGGTEFYITLAPQRYLDKNTTVFGRVLEGMEHAQRLMRTPVEGQPFNLISQVRVLSDISGEDNSAFTVFDTSSEDFKELIESRKNRPSEWFVDKPNHTDVCSVSIPTKRLN from the coding sequence ATGCTTTTACGCGCTTTTGGCCTAACAGCTTGTGTATTGCTCGCTGGTTGTAGCAGCACGCAAAATACTGAGTCAGTACCTATTAAACCTGAAGTTCGCTCACCAAGTACCATCATTAGCTCAGCGTCAGCCGATGTATGGCAGCAAGTAAACAACGACGATGTATTAAGAATTGATTTACCAACAGGTCGCGTTTACGTACACCTTAACCCAGAACTCGCACCGGGGCATGTCGATAATATTAAAAAACTCGCGCGCGAAGGCTTTTATGATGGTTTAAATGTGTACCGTTTTGTTGAAAGCTTTGTGGCGCAAGGTGGCGATCAGTCCGGCGAAAAACAGCCAACTCAAGGTAGTAAAGGCATTGCGGGTGAGATGTTTTTAACCACTGAAACATCTCTTGAGATCACTCCACTCAATGCGCTTGACGGCTATGCTGATAAAACCGGTTTTTTGAATGGCTTTGCAGTTGCACAAAACAGCGATGGTAAAAAGACTTGGATGACCCACTGTACGGGCACATTCGCGATGGCGCGCGGCAACGAAATCGACAGCGGTGGCACTGAGTTTTATATCACCTTAGCGCCACAGCGTTATCTAGATAAAAACACCACAGTATTTGGCCGAGTGCTTGAAGGCATGGAGCATGCCCAGCGTTTAATGCGCACACCTGTAGAAGGGCAGCCGTTTAATTTAATTAGCCAAGTGCGTGTGTTAAGTGATATTTCGGGTGAAGACAACAGTGCTTTTACGGTATTTGATACCAGCTCAGAGGACTTTAAAGAGTTGATTGAATCTCGTAAAAATCGCCCAAGCGAGTGGTTTGTCGATAAGCCAAATCATACAGACGTTTGCTCGGTATCTATCCCGACCAAACGCCTGAATTAA
- a CDS encoding DUF3301 domain-containing protein → MATLWLFIVIGSVIGFFWYSRKIAEAANEHAQRQAKQLQVQLLSVACKKVLPGILKSGRLGIKSQFLFEFSSDGESLYQGYLYLENEKLVQADIPPHRLG, encoded by the coding sequence ATGGCAACTCTCTGGCTTTTTATTGTTATCGGCAGTGTTATCGGCTTTTTTTGGTATAGCCGTAAAATCGCAGAAGCCGCAAACGAACATGCGCAAAGACAAGCAAAGCAATTACAAGTGCAGTTGCTCAGTGTCGCCTGTAAAAAAGTGCTACCCGGCATTTTAAAAAGTGGTCGTTTGGGAATAAAAAGTCAGTTTTTGTTTGAATTTAGCTCAGACGGCGAGAGCTTATATCAAGGTTATTTATATCTTGAAAATGAAAAGCTAGTGCAAGCAGATATTCCACCGCATCGCTTGGGCTAA
- a CDS encoding substrate-binding periplasmic protein gives MKSWIIALCLNACFCFSACAEQTVRITSGADPYVIALLNHTLSYQNEVHTLDFVKNIPTQNRAIRLLGAENGIDVFWSVTSDEREKQALAVRIPIVKGVLGYRLGVIKKSRLEFFTKLRSDGELKKLRYGLRTDWPDTVIFKDNDFNVLEYSQENSGYDLLEASRIDVLPIDALFANDIANMSDLTIDPAHVFYYPSAVYFFVDKNNKTLYQKLKVGLDKSIEDGSFDTLFNRHFENELAELALDKRQKITLVNTLLPASAPIHTTKYWYNNNQGK, from the coding sequence ATGAAGTCTTGGATTATCGCTCTGTGTTTAAATGCCTGTTTTTGTTTTTCAGCCTGTGCTGAACAAACAGTGCGTATCACTTCAGGAGCTGATCCATATGTCATTGCGCTTCTTAATCATACTTTAAGCTATCAAAATGAAGTTCATACGCTGGACTTTGTTAAAAATATTCCTACTCAAAATCGTGCGATACGTTTGTTAGGTGCTGAAAATGGCATTGACGTATTTTGGTCAGTAACCTCTGATGAAAGAGAAAAACAAGCTTTAGCAGTTAGAATACCTATTGTTAAAGGTGTGCTTGGCTATCGTCTCGGGGTGATTAAAAAATCCAGACTTGAATTTTTTACAAAACTGCGAAGTGATGGTGAATTGAAAAAATTGAGGTATGGACTAAGAACTGATTGGCCTGACACGGTTATTTTTAAAGACAACGATTTTAATGTTTTAGAATACTCACAAGAGAATTCGGGCTATGATCTATTGGAGGCATCACGCATTGATGTACTTCCTATTGATGCATTATTTGCAAATGATATCGCCAACATGAGTGACTTAACAATCGATCCCGCTCATGTCTTTTATTACCCCTCAGCAGTTTATTTTTTTGTAGATAAAAATAACAAAACTTTATATCAAAAACTTAAAGTTGGCTTAGATAAATCCATAGAAGACGGTTCGTTTGATACGTTATTCAACCGCCATTTCGAAAATGAGTTAGCTGAATTAGCTTTGGATAAACGTCAAAAAATTACTCTGGTAAATACTTTACTTCCCGCCAGTGCACCTATTCATACAACAAAATACTGGTATAACAATAATCAAGGAAAATAA
- the syd gene encoding SecY-interacting protein, whose product MTIKPLLSELHDKFKSHYQQQHGTLPCMYHDADWPSPCEVGEVLSEQQIQWQAVPQPAKNSLNDLANALECGFPDALNEFYSSFYAGNIIGKVEGHQIELLQAWNEDDFVRLQQNITGHVLMKRKLKHADTVFIGLTEQDDLLITVELETSKVWLEYVGKRPHHVLSDSLEAFLQSIEF is encoded by the coding sequence ATGACAATTAAGCCGCTTTTATCAGAGCTTCACGACAAGTTTAAATCTCACTATCAGCAACAACATGGCACTTTACCGTGCATGTATCACGATGCTGACTGGCCAAGCCCATGCGAAGTTGGCGAAGTGCTAAGCGAGCAACAAATTCAGTGGCAAGCCGTTCCACAGCCAGCAAAAAATAGCCTAAATGATTTAGCAAACGCGTTAGAGTGTGGTTTTCCTGATGCGTTGAATGAGTTCTACAGCAGCTTTTATGCAGGAAACATCATAGGCAAAGTAGAAGGTCATCAAATCGAGTTATTACAAGCGTGGAATGAAGATGACTTTGTGCGTTTACAGCAAAATATTACAGGTCATGTATTAATGAAGCGTAAGCTCAAACATGCTGATACGGTTTTCATTGGGTTAACCGAGCAAGATGACTTGTTGATCACCGTTGAACTTGAGACTAGCAAAGTCTGGTTAGAGTATGTCGGCAAAAGACCGCACCATGTTCTGTCTGATAGCCTAGAAGCATTTTTGCAATCGATTGAGTTTTAA